Proteins found in one Gordonia sp. PDNC005 genomic segment:
- the prcA gene encoding proteasome subunit alpha, whose translation MTFPYYASAEQIMRDRSELARKGIARGRSVIAVTYADGVLFVAHNPSNTLRKISEIYDRIGFAAVGKYNEFESLRKAGIQLADLRGYSYDRADVTGLSLASAYANTLGTVFTEQAKPFEVELCVAEVARAGSATPSQLYRIGYDGSIVDERSFLVMGGSTEPVVAAMKDAYRTDMPLAEALRVSALALAPVNADGEGAAAAPLTADDIEAAVLDRTRPRRAFRRLTDDRVTALLRED comes from the coding sequence ATGACGTTTCCGTACTATGCGAGCGCCGAGCAGATCATGCGCGACCGTTCGGAGCTCGCGCGCAAGGGAATCGCACGCGGCCGGAGCGTGATCGCCGTGACGTATGCCGACGGCGTGCTGTTCGTCGCGCACAATCCGTCCAACACCCTGCGCAAGATCAGCGAGATCTACGACCGGATCGGGTTCGCGGCCGTCGGCAAGTACAACGAGTTCGAGAGTCTCCGCAAGGCCGGGATCCAGCTGGCGGATCTGCGTGGGTACTCGTACGACCGTGCCGACGTGACCGGACTATCGCTCGCGAGCGCGTATGCGAACACTCTCGGCACGGTCTTCACCGAACAGGCGAAGCCGTTCGAAGTCGAACTGTGCGTCGCTGAAGTCGCTCGTGCCGGGAGCGCAACTCCCTCGCAGCTGTACCGCATCGGTTACGACGGCTCGATCGTCGACGAACGGTCGTTCCTGGTGATGGGCGGATCCACCGAGCCCGTTGTCGCCGCGATGAAGGACGCCTACCGCACCGACATGCCCCTCGCCGAAGCGTTACGGGTCTCCGCTCTCGCGCTCGCACCCGTGAACGCCGACGGCGAGGGCGCGGCGGCGGCGCCATTGACCGCCGACGACATCGAGGCCGCCGTCCTCGACCGCACCCGACCGAGGAGAGCGTTCCGACGTCTCACCGACGACCGGGTGACTGCACTGCTTCGAGAGGACTGA
- a CDS encoding tRNA (adenine-N1)-methyltransferase, producing the protein MPTTGPFAEGDRVQLTDSKGRKFTVVLEPDKQFHTHRGGIEHNDLIGADEGSMVKSANGTEYLALRPLLTDYILSMPRGAQVIYPKDTAQIVAEGDIFPGARVLEAGAGSGSLTLSLLRAVGPKGSVTSYEVRDDHAEHAVRNVETFWGGAPDNWKLIIDDLANHDPADQFDRVILDMLAPWEHLELVSKALKPGGVLTVYVATVTQLSKVMEGLRELQCWTEPRAWESFVRDWSAVGLAVRPEHRMQGHTAFLITARRLADGTETLRVQRRPTRG; encoded by the coding sequence ATGCCGACCACCGGCCCGTTCGCCGAAGGCGACCGCGTTCAGCTCACCGACTCCAAGGGACGCAAGTTCACGGTGGTCTTGGAACCCGACAAGCAGTTTCACACACACCGCGGCGGGATCGAGCACAACGACTTGATCGGCGCCGACGAGGGTTCGATGGTGAAGTCGGCCAACGGCACCGAGTACCTCGCGCTGCGGCCGCTGCTGACCGACTACATTCTGTCGATGCCGCGCGGCGCGCAGGTCATCTACCCGAAGGACACCGCTCAGATCGTCGCCGAGGGAGACATCTTCCCGGGTGCGAGGGTCCTCGAAGCGGGCGCAGGGTCGGGGTCGCTGACCCTGTCGCTGCTCCGCGCCGTGGGACCGAAGGGCTCGGTCACGTCGTACGAGGTGCGCGACGATCACGCCGAACACGCGGTGCGGAACGTCGAGACGTTCTGGGGTGGGGCCCCGGACAACTGGAAACTGATCATCGACGATCTCGCCAACCATGATCCTGCCGATCAGTTCGACCGAGTCATCCTCGACATGCTGGCGCCGTGGGAGCACCTTGAGCTCGTGTCGAAGGCACTCAAGCCCGGAGGCGTTCTGACCGTGTACGTCGCGACGGTCACCCAGCTCTCCAAGGTGATGGAGGGTCTGCGTGAACTCCAGTGCTGGACCGAACCCCGCGCGTGGGAGTCGTTCGTCCGCGATTGGAGCGCCGTCGGTCTGGCGGTGCGGCCGGAACACCGTATGCAGGGACACACGGCATTCCTGATCACCGCGCGACGACTCGCCGACGGCACCGAAACCCTGCGGGTGCAGCGCCGTCCGACACGCGGGTAG
- a CDS encoding ubiquitin-like protein Pup: MAQEQTNRGGGAGDDDVIGGGAAGQERREKLTEETDDLLDEIDDVLEENAEDFVKAYVQKGGQ, translated from the coding sequence ATGGCGCAGGAGCAGACCAACCGCGGTGGCGGCGCAGGTGACGACGATGTGATCGGTGGCGGAGCCGCCGGTCAGGAACGCCGCGAGAAGCTCACCGAGGAGACCGACGATCTGCTGGACGAGATCGACGACGTCCTCGAAGAGAATGCCGAAGACTTCGTGAAGGCCTACGTCCAGAAGGGCGGGCAGTGA
- the dop gene encoding depupylase/deamidase Dop, producing the protein MERIIGTEVEYGISAPGDPSANPIMTSTQAVLAYAAAASVPRRDRRTRWDYEEESPMRDARGFDLGRHSGPAPIIDADEIGAANMILTNGARLYVDHAHPEYSAPEVTDPLDAVIWDKAGERVMEEAARFVASVPGAPRLQLYKNNIDGKGASYGTHENYLMRRDTPFEAVITGLMPFFASRQVITGSGRVGIGQRGEEPGYQLSQRADYIEVEVGLETTLKRGIINTRDEPHADPEKYRRLHVIIGDANLAETATYLKVGTTSLVLDLIEAGVDLSDLALAWPVDAVHQISHDPTLRATVALADGRELTGLALQREYLARVTAFHNDRNSSDERAAHVIATWADVLDKLERDPMECADVLDWPAKLRLLEGFRQREGLSWSASRLQLIDLQYSDVRLDKGLYNRLVARGSMKRLVTEEQVLAAVANPPESTRAYFRGESVRRFGADIAAASWDSVIFDVGSDNLVRIPMPEPLRGTRKHVGELLESATSAAALVEELTAG; encoded by the coding sequence ATGGAGCGCATCATCGGCACGGAGGTCGAGTACGGCATCTCGGCTCCCGGAGATCCCTCGGCGAACCCGATCATGACCTCGACGCAGGCGGTTCTCGCGTATGCGGCGGCGGCGTCGGTCCCGCGACGTGACCGTCGCACGAGGTGGGACTACGAAGAGGAGTCGCCGATGCGCGACGCCCGCGGGTTCGACCTCGGCCGCCATTCGGGCCCCGCGCCGATAATCGACGCCGACGAGATCGGTGCGGCGAACATGATCCTCACCAACGGTGCGCGTCTCTACGTCGACCACGCGCACCCGGAGTACTCCGCGCCCGAGGTGACCGATCCGCTCGACGCTGTGATCTGGGACAAGGCGGGGGAGCGCGTCATGGAGGAGGCCGCGCGATTCGTCGCCAGCGTGCCAGGGGCTCCGCGCCTGCAGTTGTACAAGAACAACATCGACGGCAAGGGTGCCTCGTACGGCACTCACGAGAACTACCTCATGCGACGCGATACGCCGTTCGAAGCCGTCATCACCGGGCTGATGCCGTTCTTCGCGTCACGCCAGGTGATCACCGGCTCGGGCCGTGTCGGTATCGGGCAGCGCGGGGAGGAGCCCGGCTACCAGTTGTCGCAGCGGGCCGACTACATCGAGGTGGAAGTCGGGCTGGAGACGACACTCAAGCGCGGCATCATCAATACGCGGGACGAGCCGCACGCGGATCCGGAGAAGTATCGTCGTCTGCACGTCATCATCGGCGACGCGAACCTCGCCGAGACCGCGACGTACCTCAAGGTCGGCACCACCTCTCTGGTCCTCGACTTGATCGAGGCGGGCGTCGACCTGTCCGATTTGGCACTCGCCTGGCCGGTGGACGCCGTGCACCAGATCAGTCACGATCCGACGCTGCGAGCGACGGTGGCCCTCGCCGACGGTCGTGAACTGACCGGTCTGGCACTACAGCGCGAATACCTCGCGCGGGTGACGGCGTTCCACAACGACCGGAACTCCAGCGACGAACGTGCCGCGCACGTGATCGCGACCTGGGCTGACGTGCTCGACAAGCTCGAACGCGACCCGATGGAATGCGCCGACGTCCTCGACTGGCCTGCGAAGCTCCGCCTGCTGGAGGGATTCCGCCAGCGTGAAGGACTCTCCTGGTCGGCGTCGCGCCTACAGCTCATCGATCTGCAGTACTCGGACGTCCGGCTCGACAAGGGGCTCTACAACCGGCTGGTGGCGCGGGGCTCGATGAAGCGTCTCGTCACCGAAGAGCAGGTGCTGGCCGCGGTCGCGAACCCGCCCGAGTCGACCCGGGCGTACTTCCGCGGTGAGTCCGTCCGGCGATTCGGCGCCGATATCGCGGCCGCGAGCTGGGACTCGGTGATCTTCGACGTCGGGTCGGACAACCTGGTCCGTATCCCGATGCCGGAACCGTTGCGCGGCACCAGAAAGCACGTTGGTGAGCTCCTGGAGTCCGCGACGTCGGCAGCTGCTCTCGTCGAGGAGCTCACAGCGGGCTGA
- the prcB gene encoding proteasome subunit beta, with product MIAGRGGRPAHDISSFTEYLRVTAPDQLPGGASLTGAPINLDQVPHGTTIVAIAYRGGVILAGDRRATMGNLIATRDVEKVYVTDEYSAAGIAGTAGIAIEMVRLFAVELEHYEKIEGVPLTLDGKASRLASMVRGNLGAALQGLAAIPLLVGYEPSGDDQRRGRIFSFDVAGSRHEERGGYEAIGSGAVFARSSLKKLYRSDLTAAEALSAAVEALYDAADDDSATGGPDLVRRIFPTAVRIDDDGALAVDEAEIATAAQAVVDRRFQRSREDDA from the coding sequence GTGATCGCCGGTCGCGGCGGCCGCCCAGCACACGACATCTCGTCGTTCACCGAGTACTTGCGGGTGACCGCCCCGGATCAGTTGCCGGGCGGCGCGTCCCTCACGGGTGCGCCGATCAATCTCGACCAAGTGCCCCACGGCACGACGATCGTGGCGATCGCCTATCGCGGCGGTGTGATCCTGGCGGGTGACCGCCGCGCGACGATGGGCAATCTGATCGCGACGCGCGACGTTGAGAAGGTGTACGTCACCGACGAGTACTCGGCGGCGGGCATCGCAGGCACTGCCGGTATCGCCATCGAGATGGTGCGTCTGTTCGCCGTTGAACTCGAACACTACGAGAAGATCGAAGGTGTTCCACTCACTCTCGACGGCAAGGCGTCTCGTCTGGCGTCGATGGTGCGAGGCAACCTCGGCGCCGCCCTTCAGGGCCTCGCGGCGATTCCGCTACTCGTCGGTTACGAGCCGTCCGGCGACGATCAACGACGCGGACGGATCTTCTCGTTCGACGTGGCCGGTTCTCGACATGAGGAGCGCGGCGGTTACGAGGCGATTGGCTCGGGAGCGGTGTTCGCCCGCTCGTCGCTGAAGAAGTTGTATCGGTCGGACCTCACGGCCGCCGAGGCGCTCTCCGCGGCAGTCGAGGCTCTCTACGACGCTGCGGACGACGATTCCGCCACGGGTGGACCCGACCTCGTGCGCCGCATCTTCCCGACCGCGGTTCGCATCGACGACGACGGTGCGCTCGCAGTGGACGAGGCGGAGATAGCGACTGCCGCCCAAGCCGTCGTCGACCGACGGTTCCAGCGCAGCCGAGAGGATGACGCATGA
- a CDS encoding FHA domain-containing protein, with product MQVRVGQGKAQVVRTSPASLGRTPDNEIVVNHPLVSRRHLSVEWSASEGWQVIDAGSTNGMYSNGVRQNVVTVGTGTRVQLGDGQTGPTLELTPQAPAPKTLVPEQRTTPIQSGPQRAQQPPQASTPPPKPPTRPLGGPASAPFSGQHPQASQHARPSPYPQSAPFQAQPGERGWRPAPRFGELQNAPHLAALHQNASAVFQVPGELRNNGRETISLSGVQSIGRTPDNDIVVSDVLASRHHARLSSSPQGLLLEDLGSVNGTFVNGHRVMAHRLSENDVVTIGNSDFVMSGGALVRGRPQVEVAGGVQVDSVSLTIDGKTLLNDISFNAAPGTLTAIIGPSGAGKSTVSKIVAGLGNPSVGLVTFEGRGVHTEYEALRTRIGMVPQDDVLHRKLTLRQALRYAAELRLPADLSTADRDQVIDGVLSELQLTEHVDTRVDKLSGGQRKRASVAMELLTGPSLLILDEPTSGLDPALDRQVMQTLRRLADAGRVVLVVTHSLTYLNLCDQVLLLAPGGKTAYCGAPKEVGAELGTTDWAEIFAFTADQPDAAWARYRQRHPHTSKPPAAPPSGPPITVPQASGGRQASTVFRRQLRLILADRGYLVFLLLLPIVLGLLTKVIPGDLGFGKAEVGLPGPGELPKVSVEAVQLLVVLVIGAAFMGAALTVRDLVGERPIFERERAVGLRPGAYLLAKVVVFFLLTAVQSAIMLGICFALKGVPEEGGVFLPPAVALFAAITALACVSTLVGLAISSMVKSNEQTMPPLVIVVMVQLVFCGGLFPITAAGAAQLGWVFPAYWGYTAAAQAVDIPVINPDAAQVKTTQTESMKYPLWEPTAAHMLISYGVLALMATLLIGLVYSRLRLHRR from the coding sequence CTGCAAGTTCGGGTCGGACAGGGCAAGGCCCAGGTCGTTCGGACGTCGCCTGCCTCGCTCGGTCGGACGCCCGACAACGAGATCGTGGTCAACCATCCGCTCGTGTCGCGCAGGCACCTGTCAGTCGAGTGGTCGGCGTCGGAGGGCTGGCAGGTCATCGACGCGGGCAGCACCAACGGCATGTACTCGAACGGTGTGCGACAGAACGTCGTGACCGTCGGAACCGGCACCCGTGTGCAGCTCGGTGACGGCCAGACCGGACCGACCCTTGAACTGACCCCGCAGGCGCCCGCGCCGAAGACGCTCGTTCCGGAGCAGCGGACCACACCGATCCAGTCCGGGCCACAACGGGCTCAGCAGCCCCCGCAGGCGTCGACCCCTCCGCCGAAGCCGCCGACCCGGCCTCTCGGCGGTCCGGCTTCTGCACCGTTCAGCGGCCAGCATCCCCAGGCATCCCAACATGCCCGGCCATCCCCGTATCCCCAGTCGGCTCCTTTCCAGGCCCAGCCGGGCGAGCGGGGTTGGCGTCCGGCACCGCGTTTCGGTGAGCTCCAGAACGCACCTCACCTTGCTGCGCTTCACCAGAACGCCTCTGCCGTGTTCCAGGTGCCGGGGGAGCTCCGCAACAACGGCCGGGAGACGATCTCGTTGTCCGGCGTCCAGTCGATCGGCCGCACCCCGGACAACGACATCGTGGTCAGCGACGTCCTCGCGTCGCGGCATCACGCGCGGCTCTCGTCCAGTCCGCAGGGGCTGCTCCTCGAAGATCTGGGAAGCGTCAACGGCACCTTCGTCAACGGTCACCGGGTCATGGCTCACCGGCTGAGCGAGAACGACGTCGTCACGATCGGCAACTCCGACTTCGTCATGTCCGGCGGGGCACTCGTCCGCGGTCGGCCGCAGGTCGAGGTCGCCGGCGGTGTCCAGGTCGACTCGGTGAGTCTCACCATCGACGGCAAGACCCTCCTCAACGACATCTCGTTCAACGCCGCGCCGGGCACGCTGACGGCCATCATCGGTCCGTCGGGTGCGGGCAAGTCGACGGTCTCGAAGATCGTCGCCGGACTCGGAAATCCAAGCGTAGGCCTTGTCACGTTCGAGGGGCGCGGCGTGCACACCGAGTACGAGGCGCTCCGCACCCGTATCGGCATGGTCCCGCAGGACGACGTCCTGCACCGCAAGCTCACCCTCCGCCAGGCCCTCCGGTACGCGGCTGAACTACGCCTGCCCGCCGACTTGAGCACGGCCGATCGCGACCAGGTGATCGACGGTGTGCTCAGCGAGCTCCAGCTCACCGAGCACGTGGACACCCGGGTCGACAAGCTCTCCGGCGGTCAGCGCAAGCGTGCGTCTGTCGCGATGGAACTCCTGACCGGCCCGTCACTGCTGATCCTCGACGAGCCGACGTCGGGACTCGACCCCGCGCTCGACCGTCAGGTGATGCAGACACTGCGCCGTCTCGCCGACGCAGGCCGTGTGGTCCTTGTTGTCACTCACTCGCTCACGTACTTGAATTTGTGCGACCAGGTGCTCCTTCTCGCACCGGGCGGCAAGACCGCCTACTGCGGGGCCCCGAAGGAGGTCGGAGCAGAACTCGGCACCACCGACTGGGCGGAGATCTTCGCGTTCACCGCCGATCAGCCCGACGCAGCGTGGGCGCGCTACCGGCAGCGACATCCGCATACGTCGAAGCCGCCTGCAGCGCCACCGAGCGGCCCGCCGATCACTGTGCCGCAGGCCTCCGGTGGACGTCAGGCGAGCACGGTGTTCCGCAGACAGCTCCGTTTGATCCTCGCCGACCGCGGCTATCTGGTGTTCTTGCTGCTGCTGCCGATCGTGCTCGGTCTGCTCACGAAGGTGATCCCGGGCGACCTCGGCTTCGGCAAAGCCGAGGTAGGGCTGCCCGGGCCCGGTGAACTGCCGAAGGTCTCGGTGGAAGCAGTTCAACTTCTTGTCGTCTTGGTGATCGGCGCCGCCTTCATGGGTGCCGCCCTGACTGTTCGCGATCTGGTCGGCGAACGTCCGATCTTCGAACGGGAGCGAGCGGTCGGCCTGCGTCCCGGCGCCTATCTCTTGGCCAAGGTCGTCGTGTTCTTCCTTCTCACCGCCGTGCAGAGTGCAATCATGCTGGGCATCTGCTTCGCCCTCAAAGGCGTTCCGGAGGAAGGCGGAGTGTTCCTCCCTCCGGCGGTGGCGCTGTTCGCGGCGATCACCGCACTCGCATGTGTCAGCACGCTCGTCGGCCTCGCGATCTCGTCGATGGTGAAGTCGAACGAACAGACGATGCCGCCGTTGGTCATCGTCGTGATGGTTCAACTCGTGTTCTGCGGCGGTCTGTTCCCGATCACTGCGGCCGGCGCAGCTCAGCTGGGGTGGGTCTTCCCGGCCTATTGGGGATACACGGCGGCGGCTCAGGCAGTTGACATCCCGGTGATCAATCCTGATGCGGCGCAGGTGAAGACGACCCAGACCGAGAGCATGAAGTACCCGTTGTGGGAGCCGACGGCCGCGCACATGTTGATCTCCTACGGTGTGCTCGCACTGATGGCTACGCTGCTCATCGGGCTGGTGTACTCGCGCCTGCGACTGCATCGACGCTGA
- the arc gene encoding proteasome ATPase — protein sequence MTPTVQSGAESGASGDSPQERIEKLTTRNTKLTELLKEARQQLIALREEVDNLGQPPSGYGVLLGVTDGDTVDVFTSGRKMRLTVSPNIDTEALRRGQSLRLNEALTVVEALGYDEVGEISTLREILAGGRRALVVGHTDEERVVQLADTLVHQGDGGENERKLRPGDSLLVDGKAGYALERIPKAEVEDLVLEEVPDVDYEDIGGLRRQIEQIRDAVELPFLHSDLFAEYSLRPPKGVLLYGPPGNGKTLIAKAVANSLARQIAQVRGDDSSEAKSYFLNIKGPELLNKFVGETERHIRLIFQRAREKASEGTPVIVFFDEMDSIFRTRGSGVSSDVETTVVPQLLSEIDGVEGLENVIVIGASNREDMIDPAILRPGRLDVKIKIERPDAESAVDIFTKYLTTDVPLHADEVAEFGGDPQACVDAMIQRVVERMYAETDDNRFLEVTYANGDKEIMYFKDFNSGAMIQNIVDRAKKYAIKAHLDSGQRGLRIGHLLDSILDEFAENEDLPNTTNPDDWARISGKKGERIVYIRTLVTGKGTGASRAIDTESNTGQYL from the coding sequence ATGACCCCGACTGTGCAGTCAGGCGCGGAGTCCGGTGCGAGTGGAGACAGTCCGCAGGAGCGGATCGAGAAGCTCACCACCCGGAACACGAAGCTGACCGAACTCCTCAAGGAGGCGCGTCAGCAATTGATCGCCCTTCGCGAAGAGGTGGACAATCTCGGTCAGCCGCCGAGTGGCTACGGCGTCCTCCTCGGGGTGACCGACGGCGACACCGTCGACGTCTTCACCTCGGGCCGCAAGATGCGTCTCACCGTCTCGCCCAACATCGACACCGAGGCTCTCCGACGCGGTCAGTCGTTGCGTCTCAACGAAGCACTGACAGTCGTCGAAGCACTCGGGTACGACGAGGTCGGCGAGATCTCCACACTCCGCGAGATCCTGGCCGGTGGGCGCCGCGCGCTCGTCGTCGGACACACCGACGAAGAGCGAGTGGTGCAGCTGGCCGACACCCTGGTTCACCAGGGTGACGGCGGTGAGAACGAACGCAAACTGCGCCCCGGCGACTCGCTGCTCGTCGACGGCAAGGCGGGGTACGCGCTTGAACGAATCCCCAAGGCCGAGGTGGAAGACCTCGTTCTCGAAGAGGTCCCCGACGTCGACTACGAAGACATCGGCGGTCTCCGGCGTCAGATCGAGCAGATCCGTGATGCGGTGGAGCTCCCGTTCCTGCACAGTGATCTCTTCGCCGAGTACTCGCTGCGGCCGCCGAAGGGTGTGCTGCTCTACGGTCCGCCCGGCAACGGCAAGACTCTCATCGCCAAGGCCGTCGCCAATTCGCTCGCCCGTCAGATCGCTCAAGTCCGGGGCGACGACTCCAGCGAGGCGAAGAGCTACTTCCTCAACATCAAGGGCCCTGAGCTCCTCAACAAGTTCGTCGGCGAGACCGAGCGGCACATCCGCCTGATCTTCCAACGCGCCCGCGAGAAGGCGTCCGAGGGCACCCCGGTCATCGTCTTCTTCGATGAGATGGATTCGATCTTCCGCACCCGCGGCTCGGGTGTCTCATCCGACGTCGAGACGACCGTCGTGCCGCAGCTCCTGAGTGAGATCGACGGCGTCGAGGGCCTCGAGAACGTGATCGTGATCGGCGCGTCCAACCGCGAGGACATGATCGACCCCGCTATTCTCCGGCCCGGTCGCCTGGACGTGAAGATCAAGATCGAGCGCCCCGACGCCGAGTCTGCCGTGGACATCTTCACGAAGTACCTGACGACTGACGTGCCGCTGCATGCGGACGAGGTCGCCGAGTTCGGCGGAGATCCTCAGGCCTGCGTCGACGCGATGATCCAGCGGGTTGTCGAGCGGATGTACGCGGAGACCGACGACAACCGGTTCCTCGAGGTCACCTATGCCAACGGTGACAAGGAGATCATGTACTTCAAGGACTTCAATTCTGGCGCGATGATCCAGAACATCGTCGACCGTGCGAAGAAGTACGCGATCAAAGCGCACCTGGACAGTGGACAACGCGGTCTGCGGATCGGTCACCTTCTCGATTCGATCCTCGACGAGTTCGCCGAGAACGAGGATCTGCCGAACACCACCAACCCCGACGACTGGGCGCGGATCTCGGGCAAGAAGGGCGAGCGGATCGTGTACATCCGGACGCTCGTCACCGGCAAGGGGACAGGCGCGAGTCGCGCTATCGACACCGAGTCGAACACCGGCCAGTACCTCTGA
- the pafA gene encoding Pup--protein ligase, whose protein sequence is MERRIMGIETEFGVTCTFEGQRRLSPDEVARYLFRRVVAWGRSSNVFLENGARLYLDVGSHPEYATAECDSVAQLIAHDRSGERILEELIVDAEQRLADEGIGGDIYLFKNNTDSAGNSYGCHENYLVNRMGEFGRVSDVLLPFLVTRQLICGAGKVQTVGQETRLCLSQRADHIWEGVSSATTRSRPIINTRDEPHADAEKYRRMHVIVGDSNMSETTTMLKVGSALLVLEMIESGISFHDFALDNPIRAIRDISHDTTGRREVRLAGGRTATALSIQREYHARAVIHLENRTPDPVMDRVVDLWGRTLDAVESGDFSGVDTEIDWVIKQKLFRRYQDRYSMDLGDPKIAQLDLAYHDIRRGRGVFDLLQRKGLAARVVTDEEIDAAVTTPPQTTRAKLRGDFIAAATKAQRDFTVDWVHLKLNDQAQRTVLCKDPFRNVDERVDRLISSL, encoded by the coding sequence GTGGAACGCCGCATCATGGGCATCGAGACCGAGTTCGGTGTCACCTGCACCTTTGAGGGGCAGCGTCGACTGAGCCCGGACGAAGTCGCTCGGTACCTGTTCCGTCGTGTCGTCGCGTGGGGCCGGTCGTCGAACGTCTTCTTGGAGAACGGCGCGCGACTCTACCTCGACGTCGGGTCGCATCCCGAGTACGCGACGGCCGAATGCGATTCGGTGGCGCAACTGATCGCTCACGACCGCTCCGGCGAACGGATCCTCGAGGAGTTGATCGTCGACGCCGAGCAGCGGTTGGCCGATGAAGGGATCGGCGGCGACATCTATCTCTTCAAGAACAACACCGACTCGGCGGGCAACTCGTACGGCTGCCACGAGAACTACCTGGTCAATCGGATGGGCGAGTTCGGTCGAGTGTCGGACGTGCTGCTGCCCTTCCTCGTGACGCGCCAGTTGATCTGCGGCGCAGGGAAGGTTCAGACGGTCGGTCAAGAGACCCGGCTGTGCCTCTCGCAGCGCGCGGACCACATCTGGGAGGGCGTGTCGTCGGCCACTACACGTTCGCGTCCCATCATCAACACGCGCGACGAACCGCACGCGGACGCGGAGAAGTACCGGCGGATGCACGTGATCGTCGGCGACTCGAACATGTCCGAGACCACAACGATGCTCAAGGTCGGCTCGGCCCTGCTCGTATTGGAGATGATCGAGTCGGGAATCTCGTTCCACGACTTCGCGCTCGACAACCCGATCCGGGCGATCCGCGACATCAGCCACGACACCACCGGCCGACGGGAGGTGCGCCTGGCAGGGGGACGCACGGCGACCGCCTTGTCGATCCAGCGTGAATACCACGCACGTGCTGTGATCCATCTGGAGAACCGCACCCCTGATCCGGTGATGGACCGGGTCGTCGACCTCTGGGGTCGCACGCTCGATGCCGTGGAGTCGGGAGATTTCAGCGGTGTCGACACCGAGATCGACTGGGTCATCAAGCAGAAGCTGTTCCGTCGCTACCAAGACCGGTACTCGATGGACCTCGGCGACCCGAAGATCGCCCAATTGGACCTCGCCTACCACGACATCCGTCGGGGTCGTGGCGTATTCGACCTTCTGCAGCGCAAAGGGCTCGCCGCACGGGTGGTCACCGACGAGGAGATCGACGCCGCCGTCACGACGCCACCGCAGACCACGCGCGCAAAACTGCGTGGCGACTTCATTGCGGCGGCGACCAAGGCGCAGCGTGACTTCACTGTCGACTGGGTTCACCTCAAACTGAACGATCAGGCACAGCGCACTGTTCTGTGCAAGGATCCGTTCCGAAATGTGGACGAGCGCGTCGATCGGCTCATCTCGTCGCTCTAG